The Epinephelus lanceolatus isolate andai-2023 chromosome 1, ASM4190304v1, whole genome shotgun sequence genome has a window encoding:
- the rfesd gene encoding Rieske domain-containing protein gives MESTGEPQFVGKKDELIKAKRSFRTIEDRDILIIYHQNTFYAMDSYCYHAGALLQEGDIEEISGKLCIICPNHKYKISLAEGEGLYKGTDPSENPPVPRWYSKGLKQRVHTVTETNGDVYVKLSEEMRWLDSDFYQGEKGKVERARAAEAEKKKDKK, from the exons ATGGAGTCTACAGGAGAGCCTCAGTTTGTGGGGAAGAAGGATGAACTTATTAAAGCAAAGCGTTCTTTCAGAACAATAGAGGATCGGGATATACTGATCATCTACCACCAGAACACCTTCTATGCTATGGACTCTTACTGCTATC ATGCTGGGGCGCTGCTGCAGGAAGGAGACATTGAG GAAATCTCCGGCAAGCTGTGCATAATTTGTCCAAACCACAAGTACAAGATCTCTCTTGCCGAAGGGGAGGGCTTATACAAGGGCACCGACCCCAGTGAAAATCCGCCTGTGCCCAGATGGTACTCCAAGGGTCTGAAGCAGCGGGTCCACACGGTCACTGAGACCAATGGGGATGTCTATGTCAAGCTCTCTGAGGAAATGCGCTGGCTCGACTCAGACTTCTACCAGGGAGAGAAGGGCAAGGTGGAAAGGGCCAGAGCTGCAGAAGctgagaagaagaaagacaaaaagtag
- the nudt2 gene encoding bis(5'-nucleosyl)-tetraphosphatase [asymmetrical], producing the protein MALRACGFIIFRRLASCIPPPDNIEYLLLQTSYGEHHWTPPKGHVDPGEDDLTTALRETKEEAGLGAEQLRVIDGFLRELRYEVRGRPKEVLYWLAELRDPGTAVTLSDEHQDYRWARLEEACTLAQYKDLQDTLRAAHRHLEAQQDKQ; encoded by the exons ATGGCGCTGCGTGCTTGTGGCTTCATAATATTTCGGCGTCTAGCCAGCTGCATCCCTCCACCAGACAACATCGAGTACCTCCTCTTGCAGACCTCTTATGGGGAGCACCACTGGACCCCACCCAAAG GTCATGTGGATCCAGGTGAGGATGACCTCACCACAGCTCTGAGAGAAACCAAAGAGGAGGCGGGGCTAGGGGCTGAGCAACTGCGGGTGATTGATGGCTTTTTGCGGGAGCTGCGCTACGAGGTGCGAGGTAGACCCAAAGAAGTGCTGTACTGGCTGGCCGAGCTGAGGGACCCAGGGACAGCTGTGACTTTGTCGGATGAGCACCAGGACTACCGCTGGGCCCGGCTGGAGGAAGCCTGCACTCTGGCACAATACAAAGACCTGCAGGACACACTGAGAGCAGCACACAGACACCTGGAGGCTCAGCAGGACAAACAGTGA